The DNA segment TGACAGGGAGGCGCCGCGCCGTTGCCCGTGGTCCCGGTCTGGCGCAGCGAGCGGCGCCCCGGGTGGGGTTGCACGCCGGTTGTCGGCCTCCGCGCACCGCCCAACGTTTGCGGAGTGGGGGGATGCCGTCATGTCCGCGGAAACAATCCATGAGCCGCGCTACACCGAGGAGATCGTTCCCTTCCTCGCGGGTGACGGCCGCGCGCTGCACCTGGTTCACCTGCGCGGTGTCGAGAAGGCGGACAAGGGGCCGGTGGTGCTGGTGCACGGAGCCGGCGTGCGCGGGAACATCTTCCGCGCGCCGGTGCGCCAGACATTGGTCGATGCGCTGATCGAAGACGGCTACGACGTGTGGCTGGAGAACTGGCGCGCCAGCATGGACGTGGAGCCGGGCGAGTGGACGTTGGACCAGGCCGCCGTCCTGGACCACCCGCCCGCCATCCGCACCGTGCGGGAGAAGACGGGCGCGGACAAGATCAAGGCCGTCATCCACTGCCAGGGCTCCACCAGCTTCACCATGGCGGCGGTGGCGGGGCTCCTTCCGGAGGTGGACCTCATCATCACCAACGCGGTGTCGCTGCACCCGGTGGTGCCCGCGACCGCGAAGGTGAAGCTGCACTACGCCGTGCCGTTGGTCGCGCGGTTGACGCCCTTCCTGGATCCGCAGTGGGCCTACGGCGGCCCCACGCGCACGGCCCGGATGCTGACGCGCGTGGTGCAGGCCACGCATCACGAGTGCGAGAACCTCGTCTGCCGCTGGACGAGCTTCACCTACGGCACGGGCTTCCCGGTGCTGTGGCGCCACGAGAACCTCAACGCCCAGACGCACGACTGGCTCCAGCACGAGTTCGGCCCGGTGCCCTTCAGCTTCTTCAAGCAGATGTACCAGTGCGTGCGCGCCGGCCACCTGGTGCCGGTGGAGGGCTTCCGCGCGCTGCCGGAGGACCTGGGCGTGCGCGAGCCCCAGACGGACGCGCGCTTCGTCTTCTTCGCGGGCGAGGAGAACCGCTGCTTCCTCGCGGAGAGCCAGCGCCGCAGCTTCGAACATCTGGAGCACTTCCACCCGGGCCGGCACGCGCTGCACCTCCTGCCGGGCTACGGCCACCTGGACGTCTTCATGGGCAAGCGCGCGTCCCAGGACGTCTTCCCCCTCATCCTCTCCGAGCTGGATCGCTCCGCGCTCCACTGACGAAAGGCAAAGCCATGTTCCTGCCTCGACGCATCCAGACCCAGTACGGCCGCTATTCGCGGGTGGACGACATCCCATACGCGCTGCCGGTGGACTCGAAGGGGGCACCGGCGATGGTGGCCGCCTTCACCGTGGACGCTCGCCGCGCGGCGGCCCTGCTGCCCGGCAATGAATTGCACCCGCTGCGCCTGTCGCGCGACCGCGGCGTGCTGCTCGTCTCCGTCATCGACTACAAGCAGACGGACATCGGCGCGTACATCGAGTTCAGCATCGCGCTCGCGTGCACGCACGGACGCAGGCCCGCGCCGCCGCTCCTTCCCTTGCTGTTCCAGAAGCGCTTCGGCCTGGGGCAGTACGTGGTGGACCTGCCGGTGAACACGGAGGTCTCCGTGAAGGGCGGCAAGGGCATCTGGGGCATGCCCAAGCACCTGGCCCGGTTGGACTTCCGGGTGGAAAACGGCTCCGTGAGCAGCCGCTACGAGGAGGGCGGCCAGCAGGCGGTGCGCGTGCGCATCGAGCGCCCGAAGCTCGCGTGGCTACCGCTGCGGATGGCGGCGGTGAACTACTGCGCCTTCCGGGGGATGCTGATGAAGTCCACCATCTACTTCCGGGGCCGCTTCGGCTTCCGGTTGGGGAAGAGCGCATGGGGGACGCTGGAGGTGGGGGACCATCCGCGCGTGCAGGTGCTGCGGGATTTGAGCATCTCCCCGCGCCCGTTCCTCACCGGGTTCTTCCCATCGTCCAGCGGTGTGCTGGATGACCACTTCGAGGCGTGGTTCCTCACCCAGCCCACGCTGCCTCCGGACACGTATCCGGAGGGGCTCGAGAGCGTGGTGGACCTGGGCCAGGACCAGACGCCCATGCCGGACCCGGAGTCGGACGGAGCGCCGCCGAGGGTGCTTCAGGCCGTGGCGCCCCTGCCGGAGGAAGCGCGGCCATGAAGCGCGGCGGCAGCCTGGATCTGGCGAATGCGTGCCTGCTGTTCCTGTGCACGTCCATGTACCTGGGCACGGGCTGGTCGCTGGTCCTCTTCACGTTCCCC comes from the Corallococcus exiguus genome and includes:
- a CDS encoding alpha/beta fold hydrolase, whose amino-acid sequence is MSAETIHEPRYTEEIVPFLAGDGRALHLVHLRGVEKADKGPVVLVHGAGVRGNIFRAPVRQTLVDALIEDGYDVWLENWRASMDVEPGEWTLDQAAVLDHPPAIRTVREKTGADKIKAVIHCQGSTSFTMAAVAGLLPEVDLIITNAVSLHPVVPATAKVKLHYAVPLVARLTPFLDPQWAYGGPTRTARMLTRVVQATHHECENLVCRWTSFTYGTGFPVLWRHENLNAQTHDWLQHEFGPVPFSFFKQMYQCVRAGHLVPVEGFRALPEDLGVREPQTDARFVFFAGEENRCFLAESQRRSFEHLEHFHPGRHALHLLPGYGHLDVFMGKRASQDVFPLILSELDRSALH
- a CDS encoding acetoacetate decarboxylase family protein → MFLPRRIQTQYGRYSRVDDIPYALPVDSKGAPAMVAAFTVDARRAAALLPGNELHPLRLSRDRGVLLVSVIDYKQTDIGAYIEFSIALACTHGRRPAPPLLPLLFQKRFGLGQYVVDLPVNTEVSVKGGKGIWGMPKHLARLDFRVENGSVSSRYEEGGQQAVRVRIERPKLAWLPLRMAAVNYCAFRGMLMKSTIYFRGRFGFRLGKSAWGTLEVGDHPRVQVLRDLSISPRPFLTGFFPSSSGVLDDHFEAWFLTQPTLPPDTYPEGLESVVDLGQDQTPMPDPESDGAPPRVLQAVAPLPEEARP